The Zavarzinella sp. sequence GCAAGGCAACACCCTGTGCAGCGGGCAACAAACTGGTCAGCAGCGGGGTAAAGTATTCGTTCACGCCCCAGATTCTGCCGGGCAACAGGCACGTGGGTAGAATTGCCACCGCACCCGGAAATTGCGCCCGCAACTGATTGACACTGGTAGCAATTTTCTGTTCCGTACTAGATTCTGGATTGAGCCAGTCGTAAGGCGGCTGCCATGTTGTCTGATGATCGAGTTGATCAGCATAACTACCCACGATGATCAAGGCAGGTGGTTTGCGCTCAGGATGTTTGTTGAAGAACTCCTGAAAATATTGCACAAAAGCCTGTTCAGTCCCACGGAGGGGATGGTCCAGGCGCAGAAACAGCAAAATCACGCCCGATTGCTGAATCACGTTTTCGTACCTGGTGAAATCCTGATTGCGAAATGATTCTGCTTCGTGCAGACGAACTTGAAAATCTTCCCGCTTCAACAAGACCTGGGTGGGGCTATTTTCGGAAGACTGCGAATTGCCAGTCAGTGCCGCAATAAAGTTTGATTTTCCTGTTTTAGGCTGTCCCAGCAGTGAAATCTGGATAGTCTGGTGTTCGATTGCAATAGGTTCTGCTCCCACCGGGGCAGATTCTGGTACGGAAGGGACGGCATGTTGTTTTTGTAGTTCGCGATATCGCTTGACACCCACACGCAGTCGACCGCTGTATAACTCGATGAAGTAGTGGCCCAGTTTCCGTACATACTCCTGATAGAACCAGGCACCCAGACCTTCTTTTAGTTGATCTAATGGTCCAGCGATGGCAATTCGCGAGATAATATATCGCACGGCGGCATTGGCCGGATTCAGCAGTGCGGAACCAATCCAGTAAGCTTTGTTCAGCGTAGACCACCATTTGGTTGCAGTTTGCCCCACTTCCTGCAATTTTCGCAAGCGATCAATGGTTAACAGGTGGCTGCCGGGGATATATTTTTCTACCAGTTCGCACATGTCGTGCGAGGCCATCTCGAGTACAGCCAGAATTTCCGGCACCGTCACCCCACCCAGAGCTTCGCGGGATTCGGGATAGTAAATCCTGGAAATCTGCTGGGCCATGTTTTCTGCAGTATCGAAATAAAATCGTGCCTGGGTCAATGTTGCCTGAGAAGGTGTCGGTTGGTCTGTTGTCTGCTGAACCACCAATTGCCAAGCCTGCTCATCACGCACGGTATAGTGGGTGGCTGGCGTGGTTTCTGGAATTGGCTTCAACAGCAGTTTATTCACTGTTTTATTTGCAAGATAAATCCCTACACCGAAGCAAGGAATGGTGATTGCCGCTGCAATGAATATCCATCCGGTCTGCCAAAGGTAAATCGATGCCACAACCAGGTAGAAGAGAACTGGCAGGCTAATCAGCAGAGTGATCAGTGCAATACGGAAACGCGACATGGAATCCCCAATGGATGAGTGGCATGATTATTCTAGCACCGGTAATACCTTCAGTGCGTGCTACCTGAAACAGGACACTACTCTTTGGGTATTTCGAATAAAGTTGGATCTAATTTTTCAGGAAAGTCGTATTTGATTTCAGTGATGGTAGTTTTCAATTTGGAATTTTCGTACCAATCCTGTTCTGTGGACAATTTCAGCCCAGAAAACTCTTTGTAACTGCGAAAATGTATCTCGCGTGATACTTTCCTGCCAAAAATTTTCGATTCATAACGGCAGGCACGTACCAGGTTGTCACTTTTTGCGAAATACAGATCAGTAGTACCCCAGGATCGTCGGGTGATTCGAATACCAAAACAGTCAGTATCCTGAACCTTGAGATCAGCAAGCTTTTCCAGGTCCACAAATCGTTCATTGTTAATTTGCATTAACACCGCCCAGTTGGCATAAAGATCAAGGCTGGAATCAATAATTTCATCGTTGGTTAACGCGCGCGGTGGCATTTTATCATTACGAAGCCAGCCAAGACCGCCATTGATGCACACTGTTGTGGTGGATTGTTGTTTGTCAAAAAACACTGTCGATTCTACGCGAGAACGATCGTGAAATTCATACCAGTGTTTGAGAATAACGTTCAGTTTTTTATCGTTGGCAAAAAAAATCCCTTTGCTTTCGTAGTGCAAAATCTGTAATTTTCGCAAATCTGCTGGTTTCCCCATCGCCTCGGCTGATTTGTCGAGAAGTTGTCTGGCTTCCTGGGCCTGTAAAGTGATCCCCCACCCAACCAGCACCAGGCACACGATCAGTCGATACATCCTAATCTCCAGCAGAGTGATCCTATCCTGCACGACTCGAATTGTCGTTTAGGCTAACAACAACATGGGAAGAATACCATGAAAAATATCTTATTCGAGTGCGATGTAACTTCTAATGATCCAGCCACAGATTGACGGCAAAATGCCATCTTTGACACACTGGGAGGAGTTGAAGATAATTATACCAGGAGTGGGTTACTTCAATTCGTGAAATGAACTACCGGCGAAAAGCTTGACATCTTTTCAATTCGATTAGACTGCAACAAGCTCTTGCAATTTCGATTTAATCTGTCGGATCTGGTTGATCAGACTATCGTAATCCTGGAATCGTTGTGCGGGGTTTTTGTGCATCATTTTCTGAATCAGCAGGCTCAGTTCTTTGGGAATGCCCGATTCCAGTTCATGGGCCAGTGGCACCGGTGCATTCAAGTGCTTGCCAATCAACTCAAAAGGTGAGTTTCCAGGGAATGGAATCCGACCCGTTAAAAAGTGGAACAAAGTGGCACCCAACGAATAAATATCGGTGCGGTGGTCAACATCAGGCAATGCCTGGATTTGTTCCGGCGACATATAGGCAGCAGTGCCTTCCGGGAAGCCACTACCATATTTGGAATCGCCTGACTTGGGAGTATCATTCGTTTGCCGACGGGCCAGCCCAAAGTCAACCAGACGGGCTTTACCAGAGCGATCAACCAGAATATTAGCCGGTTTGATGTCGCGGTGGACAATTCCCAGGTGCTTGACGCTGGTTAAACCTTCGCAAATGTCACTGATAATCGACAAAGAGCGAGAAGTCTGCACTTTGCCAGATTGCTTGATCAGTTCGGCCCCACTGACACCATCAACAAATTCCATTACTACATATGGCAGTTCGGGCGAATCTTCAAAATCGAAGATTCGTACGATATTGGGGTGGCTCATTTGTGCCAGAATACGGGCTTCAGCACAGAACTTTTCCAGACTGCGGTCGCTATTCTGTCGGTTTCGCAAAAACTTAATGGCAACCAGGTTATTCAACTTCTGGTGCAAGGCACGAAAGACTACTCCCGCACCACCTTTGCCGATCTGTTCTAACAGCAGATATTTATCTATCACCAATCCCGGCTCTGGTGCCGTGGGGCGATTGCTGTGGGTGATCGTCTCTGCGTGGGAAGCAGGGATCGTGTTATTGTTGTGGCGATGTGAACCATGGCTGCTGGCCGGCGAATCGATCGACGGCGTTTCATAGATACTGTTATCGCGGGGTGCTTTGGGCCCATTGTTCAGATTCGGGGCAGCCTTGATCATTGTAACAATTGGCACTCGAACCAATTGAGATGAATTGTGGCTGTTACGCACCGTAGAAGCATTTTTCGCGTGTCCCGTTCCATTGGTGAATGAATCGGTTTCGAACTTTTTCAGTTGCTCCAGTTCTTTATCGATGTTGCGTGATTGTTCCAGCATTGTGCGGGTAATCAGCTTTCCTTTCGGGATAAGAATATGCCCACGAATCGGGTGCAGGATATTTTCTGGTGCAGGCATTCCCAGCAGTCCAATCAGATCATCGGCACGCTCCAGGTACATCCCCTGGGGAACTTCGACGCGGATGTCATCGCCAAAAATGCTTGCCTGGCAGGCTAATCGGCTGTCTGCACAGCTATCGGCGACCAGTTTCAGCGTGCGACGCTCTCGATCACGCATTGGCGACAGATTTTCCTGACCCGATTTGACCTTGATGTGGCAAGTGGAACAGATGCCTTTCCCACCACAGGACATCTGAATGCTCAGGTTTTTTGCCAGCAAGGCAGTCAACAGGCGGGTGCCAGTTTGTACAATTGCAGTCTGGTTGATCGGCTCAATACTAAGTTTCTTCATTTTGCGAATCCTAGGGCTCAATTGCGTCGAGTGTTTGGTGGTGCAATCGGTGGGAGGTATCTAACGAAAGTATAACTGCACAAACGAACTACCAAATTGGAAAATGTGGAAACCGACCACAAATTATTTCAGCTAATGACGAAATTTCCTGCCCGTCATGAACAAATTCTTGGCAGAGTCGCAAAGTTCTTGTGGAAATTCAATCACTCAGTTTGGCAATTCGTCCGAAACGTCCTGATTTTCATTTTCGGAAGTCTCCAGATGAAAAAATGGCAATTGATTCAGAAATGAGGTGGCTTTCATTAAATTCAACTGATATTATTCGGCAAGAGTGGAATGATGCAAAGAAATGAACAGGCGGCATCAAAACGTGTTAAGTGCCAATTGGACAAGGACTTAAGGAAAAAATCGACACATTAAACATTGGCAGGTAATTCCCAGCCCTTGCGGTATTCCGTTTTAATGAATTGGCTGGCTTCCGGGCAATTGGTGCACACTAGTTTCGCTGCATCGAAGTCCAGCTTCTTACCCACGCGAATTGCCACGTTGCCTAACAGAATCGTTTCGGTCAGCATGCCCGCGTAATCAAAATTCGAGACAGCGACTTCGGGTTTGCCGTCTTTGATTGCCTTGACCCATTCCTGTTTCATCCCGCCATCACCTTTCCCATTGATTGGCAGGGTTTTCGGTGTGCGGTCTCTGGCGGCTAGCTCTTCATCACCTGCAAAGATCACAAACTGAGCGCCGTAATCGTTGGGAGAGTACAGAATAGCTTTTTCACCCACGATAATTGAACCACTGTTTGACAGTTTCTGTCCTTTGATCAGCACTTTTTTGAGCAGTTCTTCTGGTGGGAGAACTTTTTTGCCGTTGCGTTTGCCTTCATACCAGAAGAAGGTTAACGCTGCCTGATGTGGCTTCTCACCACGAGAGGGGAATTCAAAGGTGACTTTTGCTGAAGATGGACAAGTTTCCGGGTTGACATCGGTAGCATCTGCCACAATCGAGGTGGGACTGCCTAATTCGCATGCCATAAATGCCATGTTGGCGGTGTGACAGGCCATATCGCCTAATGCACCAGTGCCAAAATCCCAGAAGCCACGCCATTTGAATGGGTGGTAACCATCTGCATAGGGACTTCGCCGGAATCTAGATAGAAGCACTTTGATCAAAAGCTTTGGAGCTTCGTAAAATTATCCCCCGTATTCATCCTGCCATTCTTCATACCAGGCCATTTGAATTGCTTCCAGAATTTTCTCGTTGGATTTGTCGGCGGTGCCTTCAAACCCTTCCAGATCCATTATCCATTTGTGCATATCGGTAAACCGCACCGTCAGTGGGTTTAAGGTGTCGTAACGTTCAAATAATAATTCACCGATTTCTCGATAATCAGTCCAGGTCATTGGTTGTTTCCACCTTCCAGTAATTTCTGGTCGAGCTGTGCTTCTGTTTTGCCAGTCAGAGTTTGTTTCACCACGGCGTTCATCATCTGTTCTGCCAGTGGGATGGTGGCCTGAGCAAGTTCTTTCAGGGCATCCTGTAACGCATCGACACTGGTGCCATCAATTGTCTGTTGGACACCCGCCACGGCGGCAATTACCCGTTCTTTCTGTTCGGGAGAAAGGGATTTTCCAGCCAGGGCAAGGCCTTTGCTGGTATGATTCAGATCGGCGTGGGCTTTGGAGCGGAATTCGATCAGCCGACGCTCCTGAAAGTCCACTTCCGCATGATCGACACTTTCCAATACCAGTCGATCCACTTCGTCCTGCGACAACCCGTGGGCAGGCTGCACGGTGACACTTGCAACGGAACCACTTCTAAGTTCTTTCGCTGCAACGGTTAACTGCCCATTTTCATCCACTTGAAAAGTCACGTCGACCTGGGCAAACTGGGCCGGCAGTGGGGGAATCGCCAATTTGAACTTCCCTAGAAACTGACAATCCTTAATCAGCTCCCGCTCACCCTGATAGACATTCAGTTCCACATGGGTCTGACCATCAACCGCGTTGCTGTACCGCCTGGTTTCGCGGGTGGGTACGGGTGCATTGCGAAAAATCACCTTGTCCATCACGCCGCCGAAGGTTTCAATACCCAGCGACAGCGGAATAACATCCATCAGCACCATATCTTTGCGGTTGCCTGCCAGAATATCCCCCTGTATGGCGGCACCCAGTGCCACTACTTCATCGGGATTCAATTCACAGTGGGGTGGTTTCTGGAAAAGTGCCTCGACCTGCTTCCGGACGTAGGGAATCCGGGTGGAGCCACCCACCAGCACCACTTCGTCAATCTCTGCCACGGTTAATTCCGCATCCCGCAACGCCCGCCGACAGCAATCCAGCGTGCGTTCAATCAGGGACTGCATCATCCCTTCCAGTTCGGTGCGACTGATCTGCTGTCGCCATTCGATGCCAAATTGTGGCAAATTCACTTCGTAAGTGACTTCTTCTGAAGTAGTTAGGGCGATTTTTACTTCTTCGGCAGCGGCACGTAACGTTTGCACCACCAGTGGCTGGCTGGCCACGTCCGGTGGGAGGGTTTGTCGC is a genomic window containing:
- a CDS encoding protein kinase; translated protein: MKKLSIEPINQTAIVQTGTRLLTALLAKNLSIQMSCGGKGICSTCHIKVKSGQENLSPMRDRERRTLKLVADSCADSRLACQASIFGDDIRVEVPQGMYLERADDLIGLLGMPAPENILHPIRGHILIPKGKLITRTMLEQSRNIDKELEQLKKFETDSFTNGTGHAKNASTVRNSHNSSQLVRVPIVTMIKAAPNLNNGPKAPRDNSIYETPSIDSPASSHGSHRHNNNTIPASHAETITHSNRPTAPEPGLVIDKYLLLEQIGKGGAGVVFRALHQKLNNLVAIKFLRNRQNSDRSLEKFCAEARILAQMSHPNIVRIFDFEDSPELPYVVMEFVDGVSGAELIKQSGKVQTSRSLSIISDICEGLTSVKHLGIVHRDIKPANILVDRSGKARLVDFGLARRQTNDTPKSGDSKYGSGFPEGTAAYMSPEQIQALPDVDHRTDIYSLGATLFHFLTGRIPFPGNSPFELIGKHLNAPVPLAHELESGIPKELSLLIQKMMHKNPAQRFQDYDSLINQIRQIKSKLQELVAV
- the iscX gene encoding Fe-S cluster assembly protein IscX, with amino-acid sequence MTWTDYREIGELLFERYDTLNPLTVRFTDMHKWIMDLEGFEGTADKSNEKILEAIQMAWYEEWQDEYGG
- the hscA gene encoding Fe-S protein assembly chaperone HscA, whose translation is MSTQQVVGIDLGTTNSLAAFIVDGQPQVVRDAAGTALVPSVLHFQRTGRVTVGSAARKMALEDPESTVFSVKRLMGRSLEDLQAELPHIPHQLTEHKTLTGRKVLHVQIGQARYTPEELSAMILREVRQRAGNPTKAVITVPAYFDDSQRQATRDAGRIAGLDVLRIINEPTAAALAYGLNRKDGTVVVYDFGGGTFDCSILAIKEGLFQVLSTNGDTHLGGDDIDRLLVDLVRQTLPPDVASQPLVVQTLRAAAEEVKIALTTSEEVTYEVNLPQFGIEWRQQISRTELEGMMQSLIERTLDCCRRALRDAELTVAEIDEVVLVGGSTRIPYVRKQVEALFQKPPHCELNPDEVVALGAAIQGDILAGNRKDMVLMDVIPLSLGIETFGGVMDKVIFRNAPVPTRETRRYSNAVDGQTHVELNVYQGERELIKDCQFLGKFKLAIPPLPAQFAQVDVTFQVDENGQLTVAAKELRSGSVASVTVQPAHGLSQDEVDRLVLESVDHAEVDFQERRLIEFRSKAHADLNHTSKGLALAGKSLSPEQKERVIAAVAGVQQTIDGTSVDALQDALKELAQATIPLAEQMMNAVVKQTLTGKTEAQLDQKLLEGGNNQ